Part of the Desulfobaccales bacterium genome is shown below.
CAAGCGTACTCCATCGGGCTTGGCAAAAGCCACCCTTTTTATTTTTCCGATTCCCCGCTTATTCGCGGCTACACTGTTCTTGTTTTGGGGAAAAATCTCTTCCAGACCCTTGCCTTGAACCTCCTCCCCGTACATCAGGATCGCCCCATACCCCGAATAGATGAGGATCTGCCTTCCTGGGAATTGCCCTCTCTCCCCGAGCCTGATCCCAGGGGCAATTTGATAACTGGTTACATTTCCTATCTTACGTGGCAAAGTCGGAGAATTCACTTGATTGCTGAGGGTAATTCGCCAGTAGTACGTTTCTGCCAGATCCAGCAGAATTGGAAGTTACCAGAACCGACCCCTTTGGATCCCTTCAAGTCCTACCGGCGGTTGGAAAAAGAAGGTCTGGTTCCCCGGGGCTTGTCCCCCGAAAGGGCGGTTTGGCGTGACTGCCATGCACTTTTGGAATTACAAGGGAGACCTGAAGTATTAGCTTCTTTAGCCCAGAAAAAGGCCATCTTGCGAGATAGAAAAGACTGCCAGTTTTCCATTACCGGTGCAGCAACTGAGGGTGGAAAAGCTGCTCAACTCATACTCTGGCGCTACGAGCGTCTCCCTCTGCCCCTGGACTATCTGGAAGATGAAAACCTTTTGGGGGAATTGCGGAATGCTTTGGAGGTGTGTGAGAGAGCTCATGATTGCCTCAATCAGCATATGAGGAACCTGGCTGCCCTGGTGCTTGCCCCGCCCGTTGGGGGGCAAAAGCGCCAAGCCGATCCGCAGGAAGTGGCTCGTCTGGTCCAATCCTGGGCCCCCGGCCGCCGCTACTGGGCCCGTCTGGAGGCCCCTTTTCGGCATCTGATGGCAGAGTTGCCGGCAGACCAGGTGGAAAATGAAGAGGGCGAGGTGGTTTATGGCACTCGTTTGCTGCCGGAATGGCGCCGCACAGTTTATAAGGCGGCGCGACAAAGCTTTCAGGAGGTGGCTAAGAGCCTGGAAAATTCGCTGCGCTCTTTGAAGGCCTTGGCCCAGGTGGAGGGGCGGTTTTTTGCCGCTCTGAAAAAAGAACTTCTTCCGGAGGAGCAAACATGAACCTGGAAGAACGCTTTATTGGCTATCTGGAAAGTCTTGTGAAAAACCAGGATCGGGGAGCCCTGGCGCAGCTGCGCCGGGGCTTAGGGAAACCCCCCGGGGCGGCCCCGGAAATGCACCGCTATGTGGTACCCTTTCTTCCGGCTACGCCGTCACCTACTCTGGAAGAAGCCTATTACCTTATCGCCGCACTGTTCGCCTTCTGGCATCAAGGGAAAGACACAGTGGCGTCGAACGCGCCTCCCAATTTGGGAGCATCCCTGGCCTGTATGGTGACCAAGGACAACGAAGACAGTATAGATCGCCGCTTTACCGCCCTGCTGAAGAGCCACCCGAGGGATTTGTCGCACCACATGCGGCAGGCGATCGGCTTTCTCAAATCGAAGGAGGTGCCAGTGGCTTGGCAGCAATTATTGCGGGATATTCTGAACTGGGAGCACCCTGAGGGCTTTGTCCAACGGGACTGGGCCCGGGCCTTCTGGGGCCGCCGGGCAGTATGGGCGCCCCCTGCACTGCCTGAAACCCCTGAAGAAGAAATTACTGCGTAAAGAGAAAGGAGGCCGCCTTATGTTCGTGGAATTGCATATGTTGCAAAATTTTGCCCCGTCCTGCCTGAACCGGGATGACACCAATTCCCCCAAAGACTGTGAATTCGGGGGCTATCGCCGGGCCCGCATCTCCAGCCAGTGCATCAAGCGGGCTATCCGCAGGCATTTTCAGGATTACCCCCGTTTATCGCAAGCCCATTTGGCTAAAAGGACGAAGCTGCTCGTAGACATGCTCACCGATAAATTGGCCGCTGCTGGGAAAGACCTGGAGACCGCCAAAGCAGTAGCCGAAACGGCTTTGCGCAGTTGTGGCTTGGGAATCAAAAGCGACGGCAAAACTGAATACCTGGTGTTTCTGGGTCAAGGTGAGGTAGCCGCCGTGGCTGAGGCGTGTATTCAACATTGGGACGAACTGGCGGCGGCCGCTGGGGAAACCGAGGTCGAAGGCGATAAAAAGGCCAGAAAAAAGGCGAGCAAGGCCGCAGTGCCGGAGGAATTCCGGAAAAAAGTGGACACCCTCCTTGATGGCGGCAAAGCCGCGGATCTGGCCCTCTTTGGCCGGATGCTGGCCGATCTGCCGGACAAAAACATCAACGCCGCCTGCCAGGTGGCCCATGCCATCTCCACCAACGAAGTCTCCATGGAATTCGATTTCTACACCGCGGTGGACGACCTGCAGCCCCGGGAAGAGACCGGGGCCGGCATGATGGGCACGGTGGAGTACAACTCGGCCTGCTTTTACCGCTATGCCAATATTGACTTCAAACAACTCGTCAAGAACCTGGGGAACGACCAGGAGCTGGCCCGCACCGCAGTCCAAGCCTTTCTCACTGCGGCGGTTAAGGCAATCCCCACCGGCAAGCAGAACAGCATGGCGGCCCACAACCCTCCCTCTCTCGTCTTTGCGGTGGTGCGGGAGCATGGTCTGTGGTCGCTGGCCAACGCTTTTGTGGAGCCGGTGCGCCCCTGGAGGGACGGGAACCTAATACAGAAGTCCATCACCGCACTGGAAAATTATTGGCAGCGACTGACCACCGCCTTCGGAGATGAGGGTATCAAAGAGAAAGCGGCTCTGGTAGTGGACGGCAAGTTGTCCTCCCCTCAAATTGCGCAGGTCGATAATCTCGCAGACTTGATTAACAGAGTCATGTCCGCCTTGCCCGGAGGCCAGCCATGAGCACCCTCCTTCTCCGTCTGGCCGGCCCCCTGCAATCCTGGGGCATCCAGAGCCGCTTCACCGTCCGGGACACAGCCCTGGAACCTTCCAAAAGCGGCGTGGTGGGATTATTGGCCGCGGCTTTGGGCCGCCCTCGCCATGCCTCCCTGGAAGACCTAGCCGCGCTTAAGATGGGCGTGCGGGTGGACCGTCAGGGGACCGTGAAAATGGATTTCCACACCGCCGGAGGCACCCACCGCCGGGATGAAGATTATGGGGTGGCCCTGGCCGACGGCAGTGGCAAACGGGCCATCACCTCCCAGCGCTTTTATTTGGCCGATGCCGATTTTCTGGTGGGTCTGGAAAGTGACGACGAAGAATTCCTCTGCCGGCTGGACGCCGCCTTAGCCCGGCCACGCTGGCCCTTATATTTGGGGCGCAAAGCCTTTGTCCCGGGGCGCCCCATTCGCATCACCTATCGGCCACCCCACTTGCCTGGTCCGGAGGGAGTCCCTGGAGTGGTGCGTCTTCCTCTCACTGAGGCCTTGTCTCAATACCCCTATCTGGCGCGCTCCCCCAAGGAAAAGGACCGACTTCAAAAACAGGGGGAACTTCGCCTGCGCCTGGTGCTGGAAGCCGAACCCGGCAGCACTTCGGAGGTGCGCCCGGACCAGCCGCTATCCTTTGCCATTCTCGAGCGCCGGTATTTGTTGCGCTATGTCCAGACCACCTTTGTCAGTCTGCCCGTGGACCTGATTGAGGAGGACCCCCATGTATCTTTCCCGTCTGCTGCTTAATCCCAAAAGCCGCAGGGTGGTCCGGGACCTGGCTGACTGCCAGGAATTGCACCGCACCATTATGTCCGCCTTCCCTTCCGCCGCTTCCCCAGAGGGGGCACGAGCCCAGTTTGGCGTTCTTTACCGACTGGAGCAGGACCGCCGACACCATCGCCTGATTCTGCTGGTGCAATCATTGGTTTCCCCCGACTGGTCCCGGTTGCCCCAGGATTACTTGGCAGCAGTACCCGGTCTGGAGAATCCGGCGGTTAAACCGGTGGCCCATCTCTATGAGAGCATCGCTCCTGATACGGTCCTGGCTTTTCGCCTGCGGGCCAACCCCACCCGGAAGATTGACACCAAAACCGGCCCCGACGGCCGAAGACGACACGGCCGCCGGGTGGAGCTGGTGCGGGAGGAGGACCAGGTGGCTTGGCTTAAACGGAAAGCCCAGGAGGGAGGCTTCGAGCTCTTGGCTGTCCAGGTACGGGGGTTCACCAAGGAAGAGGGCAGAAAACCGGGGCCTTCCGGCTCTGCCCTGACCGTGGCCGGCGTCCTCTTTGAAGGTTATTTAAGAGTGACCGATCCCCAGAAATTCCGGGAGCACAGCCTTGTGCGGGGAGTGGGTCCCGGCAAGGCCTACGGCATGGGGCTTTTGTCCTTGGCGCCCCCTGAGGGAGGTCGTGATGCGGGTCAAAGATCTGCACCTGTTACCCAAGTTCCGGGACGCTCTAACCTATCTCTATGTGGAACATTGTAGGGTGGAGCAGGACGACCGGGCCATTGCCCTATGGCAGGCCCAGGGCAAGACCCCGGTCCCTTGCGCCAGTCTGTCCCTTTTGATGCTGGGTCCCGGTACCTCCATCACCCATGCCGCCGTGGCCACCCTGGCAGATAACGGCTGCCTGGTGCTGTGGTGCGGCGAAGAAGGCGTCCGTCTTTACGCTCATGGTCTGGGCCTCACCCGCAGCGCCGCCTACCTGCTACATCAGGCCCGCCTCTGGGCCAACCCGCGCACCCGGCTCCAAGTGGTATTACGTCTTTACCGGATGCGCTTCGAGGAACCCTTGCCTGATACCCTCACCCTGAAACAGATTCGGGGCAAAGAAGGGGTAAGGGTCCGGGAAGCCTATGCCCGGGCTAGCCGGGAAACCGGGGTTCCGTGGCATGGCCGCGCCTATCGGCGGGACTCCTGGCAGGCTGCCGACCCGGTCAATCGGGCCTTGTCCGCCGCCAACAGTTGTCTTTATGGCATCTGCCATGCTGCCATCCTGGCCCTGGGCCTGTCCCCCGCCCTGGGCTTTATTCATACCGGCAAGATGCTTTCTTTCGTGTATGACGTGGCCGACCTCTATAAAACCCGCCTCTCCATCCCCCTCGCCTTTCGGGAGACCGCGGCTGGCCTCCAAAACTTAGAGAGCCGGGTACGTCAAGCCTGTCGGGATGAATTCCGGCGCATATT
Proteins encoded:
- the casA gene encoding type I-E CRISPR-associated protein Cse1/CasA, translated to MTPYFNLVDEPWIPCLMPDNRLQEFGLLEVLVRAPEIREIFHSSPLVVTAVHRLLLAILHRNFGPESLAAWKELWERRSFDAQALQEYFDRWRERFFLFHPERPFYQVPRMEDARVHPVQLLALEAAAGNNATLFDHHFSEHPATFRPAQAACYLVARQAYSIGLGKSHPFYFSDSPLIRGYTVLVLGKNLFQTLALNLLPVHQDRPIPRIDEDLPSWELPSLPEPDPRGNLITGYISYLTWQSRRIHLIAEGNSPVVRFCQIQQNWKLPEPTPLDPFKSYRRLEKEGLVPRGLSPERAVWRDCHALLELQGRPEVLASLAQKKAILRDRKDCQFSITGAATEGGKAAQLILWRYERLPLPLDYLEDENLLGELRNALEVCERAHDCLNQHMRNLAALVLAPPVGGQKRQADPQEVARLVQSWAPGRRYWARLEAPFRHLMAELPADQVENEEGEVVYGTRLLPEWRRTVYKAARQSFQEVAKSLENSLRSLKALAQVEGRFFAALKKELLPEEQT
- the casB gene encoding type I-E CRISPR-associated protein Cse2/CasB gives rise to the protein MNLEERFIGYLESLVKNQDRGALAQLRRGLGKPPGAAPEMHRYVVPFLPATPSPTLEEAYYLIAALFAFWHQGKDTVASNAPPNLGASLACMVTKDNEDSIDRRFTALLKSHPRDLSHHMRQAIGFLKSKEVPVAWQQLLRDILNWEHPEGFVQRDWARAFWGRRAVWAPPALPETPEEEITA
- the cas7e gene encoding type I-E CRISPR-associated protein Cas7/Cse4/CasC, producing MFVELHMLQNFAPSCLNRDDTNSPKDCEFGGYRRARISSQCIKRAIRRHFQDYPRLSQAHLAKRTKLLVDMLTDKLAAAGKDLETAKAVAETALRSCGLGIKSDGKTEYLVFLGQGEVAAVAEACIQHWDELAAAAGETEVEGDKKARKKASKAAVPEEFRKKVDTLLDGGKAADLALFGRMLADLPDKNINAACQVAHAISTNEVSMEFDFYTAVDDLQPREETGAGMMGTVEYNSACFYRYANIDFKQLVKNLGNDQELARTAVQAFLTAAVKAIPTGKQNSMAAHNPPSLVFAVVREHGLWSLANAFVEPVRPWRDGNLIQKSITALENYWQRLTTAFGDEGIKEKAALVVDGKLSSPQIAQVDNLADLINRVMSALPGGQP
- the cas5e gene encoding type I-E CRISPR-associated protein Cas5/CasD; this translates as MSTLLLRLAGPLQSWGIQSRFTVRDTALEPSKSGVVGLLAAALGRPRHASLEDLAALKMGVRVDRQGTVKMDFHTAGGTHRRDEDYGVALADGSGKRAITSQRFYLADADFLVGLESDDEEFLCRLDAALARPRWPLYLGRKAFVPGRPIRITYRPPHLPGPEGVPGVVRLPLTEALSQYPYLARSPKEKDRLQKQGELRLRLVLEAEPGSTSEVRPDQPLSFAILERRYLLRYVQTTFVSLPVDLIEEDPHVSFPSAA
- the cas6e gene encoding type I-E CRISPR-associated protein Cas6/Cse3/CasE, which encodes MYLSRLLLNPKSRRVVRDLADCQELHRTIMSAFPSAASPEGARAQFGVLYRLEQDRRHHRLILLVQSLVSPDWSRLPQDYLAAVPGLENPAVKPVAHLYESIAPDTVLAFRLRANPTRKIDTKTGPDGRRRHGRRVELVREEDQVAWLKRKAQEGGFELLAVQVRGFTKEEGRKPGPSGSALTVAGVLFEGYLRVTDPQKFREHSLVRGVGPGKAYGMGLLSLAPPEGGRDAGQRSAPVTQVPGRSNLSLCGTL
- the cas1e gene encoding type I-E CRISPR-associated endonuclease Cas1e, yielding MRVKDLHLLPKFRDALTYLYVEHCRVEQDDRAIALWQAQGKTPVPCASLSLLMLGPGTSITHAAVATLADNGCLVLWCGEEGVRLYAHGLGLTRSAAYLLHQARLWANPRTRLQVVLRLYRMRFEEPLPDTLTLKQIRGKEGVRVREAYARASRETGVPWHGRAYRRDSWQAADPVNRALSAANSCLYGICHAAILALGLSPALGFIHTGKMLSFVYDVADLYKTRLSIPLAFRETAAGLQNLESRVRQACRDEFRRIFFLKTIIQDLQALLDLEALADSEDWEKYHQDEALPGGLWDPEEMETVAGGQNFAPDREEET